The sequence below is a genomic window from Rhinopithecus roxellana isolate Shanxi Qingling chromosome 19, ASM756505v1, whole genome shotgun sequence.
TCTTCATTATTTACAAGATTCTCTTATCTCTTCCAATTCTTATCAGTGTTCATATGTCATTTCTACAAGTTATGAGCAAGTTCACCTGTGTTTTAGACTTACCCTCATTTGTAATTCTTTATTTGCATATGGTATGTGTATTGCTATATTATCCTCCTGTATCAGACTTTGTTGGCCTCTCTCTGATGGCAGTTGGGATATTGAAAATGAAGAAGAGTCAtgacagtggtgtgctggtaaatgctGAGCAGGCTGGGGATGCTGATGCTCTCATTTCGTGCTGTTTTCCAATTTCTGTGGTGTCCATTTCTGTGGTCCAATTCCCATGGCCAATTTCCAGCCATCGACAGTTTAACAACGGTCTCACCAATTCCTGAAAAGTTGACAATGAGCTCTTGTGAGCCAGTGCGAGTCATCTCCAGCACACCATTGAGTATGGTGAACCATGAGAAGAATTTATAAGAAagtcagaaaaagacaaatgtacccactatcatttcttttctttttatttatttatttatctatttattattcattcattcattcatttttttgagatgggatctcactctgtcatccagactggagtgcagtgacacaatcttggctcattacaacctctgcctcccaggctcaagtaatcctcccacctcagcctccagaatagctgggaccacaggcacaagaagctatgcctggctacattttgtttttttgtttttttttaagatgcggTTTTGCCATATCGTcctgtctggtctcaaactcctggactcaagccatctgcccaccttggcctctcaaagtactgagattgctggtatgagccactgcgcctggccagcctactatcattttcttttattcatctttgtctGAAGACCCTAGGCAATGAACTATGCAAGATTAAGAAGTATaaggccaggcgtgctggctcaggcctgtcatcccagcactttgggaggtcaaggcgggtggatcacgagatcaagagttcaagaccagcctggccaaaatggtgaaaccccgtctttactaaaaatacaaaaattagccaggtgtagtggcaggtgcctataatcccagctacttaggaggctgaggcagagaattgcttgaacccgggaggcggaggttgcagtgagccgagatcatgccactgcactccagcctggtagacagcgagactcagtctcaaaaaaaaaaaaaaaaagaagaagaagaagaagtataaatgttggaaaggaaaagataaatactCTGTATTTGCAAAAGATTTTATCATGTACTTAGAAAAATCCAAGAATAAACTGACCTAGTGTTACAtattgagtatccctaatccaaaaatgcaaaatacttCAAAGTCCGAAACTTTTTGTGTGCCAGCATCACAcacaaaggaaatgctcattgggccattttggatttcagatttccagattagggatgctgaatGAGCagatataatgcaaatattctgaaatctgaaacacttctgctcccaagcattttggataggGGATACTCAATCTGAAGAAGAGAAGGTGGTGGACAATGAGGGAGAGTCCAGGATGACACACAGTCAGCAAGGACTGGGGAGGTGACAGACAGACTTGGGGAAGGGGGGACTGGAGTAGCTCCTGGGGGGTTGGTTGCATCAGGCTTCTGCCCATTGTGCTAGGCACAGAGGATAGGCATTTTGCCCTTAAGGAGTCTCAGCCTAGCAGGGAGACCCAGTACACAAGAAATTGCAGTGTAAGTGAGCATTAGCGCCACTGGAGGCATGCACAGGGGACTGTGAGTGCACAGAGGAAAAAGAGATTCGCTGCTTCTGGGGAAGACATTTCAGAGGAGTTGACCTTGAGCTTGTGGTGAAGGACAGAATGAAGTGCTttaggcctgggcaacagagcaagactccatctcaaaaaaaaaaaagtttgagctTCGGCTTATAGGCAATGGAGAGCCACTCACTGTTCTAAGGCAGAGAGGGATGGGATCCAACACAGACTTTTGAGACAAAACTGGCATAATGTGAAGGGTGGCAGGGAAGAAGCAGGCTGAGAGGCAGATGGGGACAGGGGAAACTGAGGGTCTGAGCTAGAGGGGAGGCCAGGGGGCTACAGAAGGAGAAGACCAGGGATCTGCAGGAACCCGCCACGTGGCTCCTGGTTGGCCGAGGCGAAAGACAGCAGTGCTCTGTGCTGAGGTGGGGGGTAGGAAAGCTGCCAGCTGCTCCCAAGGAAGGAAAAGGGGTTCAGAGCAGTGCCGCCCCTGAGAGCAGCCTCTCCCTTTCCTCTAGGACCCTGctgtcctccctccccttctcccacctTCCAGCTTCTGGCTACAACACGCCTGCAGCCCAAGGCAAAAACTCAGCAAACCCAGTCCCCAGGATTGAGTGAGTGAATGGCAATTCCGCCCCATCCCTTGCCACCCTTCTTACAGAAGCAGCCAGTGAGTGCCTGCCTGGTACCAGACACAATACTTTATGACCACTTAGGTGTCCCCACAAGCCTGGGAACTGGGTTGTCCAGCTGTGGAAGTACAGGCTCAGCAGGGTTAGGTCACTCGCTTAGGGTCAGGTCACACGCTTAGGGTCACGCAGGAAGCGCCAGAGCCTGGAAGTGGTCACAGCCTGACCCCAAAGCTCGTGTTCTGTCTGTGCCATCCAGAGTCTCGGGGGTAAGCCAGAAAGGCCGGGCGTTGGGCCCTGACCTCTGGACTCATCCGtgccaccctgcccttcttggtcTTATGGCTGCAGAAGGAAGTCAAGGCCTTACTGAGGCactggtggtggggaggggaggaccTGCCCTTCTGGTGAGGAAGGAGGTGACAATTGACTGTGACTATAGAGGGAGGGCAGGAAGATGTCCACTGAATGATCACTGGAAAGGGTCATGGAAGCGGGGAAGGGGAGTGCTTATACCTCCCCACAGAGGGAACAGGCTGTGGGCACAGAAAGAGACTGAACATCACACACAGCTGTGGGGTGTGTCTGATCTACGGTCTCCTTCCTCAGAATGGCTTCATCTACATCTGTTTGCTTACTGTGATATTCTTTAGCTGGGGATGTTCTGAGAAATGGGTCCCAGAGAGGCTAGGGGTCAGGTGTCAAGGGTCAGAGGTCTGGGATGCTGGGATACAAGGGTCAGGAAGGATGCTGAGGCATTGCTTTTGGACTTGTAGCTTCTCCTGGGCTCTACCCAGCAGGAACCACAGCCAAGCAGGGGAAGACAGGGGCTGAGGCCACTCCATTCCCAGGGACTTCCCGGTACGGGCACGAAAGAACTTCTCAGTACGCAGCAACCTCTCCTCATGCAGCGACCTCTCCCCCTGCAGGGAGCTCCCGCCCCCCGAAGCAGCTGGACTCCACCTCAGCAGAGGATGCCAGTCCAGCtctcagcagcagcagctctaAGCCCAGGTGAGCCCCAGGTGACCAACATCACCTTTCAGGCCATCACTAAACCATAAGGTGCCTTTGAGGAAATAGGAACCCAATGGTCTTTCCTCTAAGTGGACACATCCTCGTGTCATGGCCACAGCCTGCAGCACAGAGGGTCCCTCACAGGGGCCCTTGAGCAGTGGACAGCTTGCACTATAGGAGCCAGCAGCTCTGCTGCCTGTCCAAGGTAAAGGGTCCACCAGGGTCCCAGTCCTCacctctctccctgccccagccacAGGGATGGGCCGCCCAGTTTGGAGGCTTTTACCTGTATACTTTGCACTAAGCCCTGTGCCAAGCATGAAAACTCagaatccaaaacaaaacaatttttttccttacAACTGGAGTCCCAGCCTGAAGGATTGGTTCTTGGGGGTTGTAAATGCACTTGGCTACCGACATCCAGGCAGCTGCTGACAGGTTCAGATCCTGCTGAAAGTGAATCCTGGGGTTGGCAACGGGAGCAGGGATCCCTCCCACACCAGACAGGGCTGATGGGACATCGTGGTCCCTAGTGCCCTCTGATCTCCTTGGGAGAGATAAAGGACATGGCTTGACTCACGGTAAGAATGCCAGGATGCCCCACATGCCTGTGCCAGTGACACCAGCCCAGATACAGGCCACTGAGAACTTCCCCGCACACCACTGCATGACCTGGCAAGTCGCTCATTGCTTCAGGTATCAGTTTCTCCAGTGTGAAATTGGGCCACTCCTACCTAGTTACACAGGGATTGTGGAATTTAACAACTAACATTAACATGGTACCTGGCACATGTCTGGCACTGAACTATGTGCTTTACACATCCTGACCCATTTGATCCTCACCACagccattttacaaaggaggaaattgACACTCTGGAGGTTTAGTCACTTACCCAAGGTATAGGAAGGTGGTGGAGCTAGAGTTTGAATCCAGACAGCCTGGCTTCAGGGTCTGCACTAATTAAATAATGTTTGTCGAGAGCCAATAGCACTAAATATCGCCCTCCCGCACCACACCCCCCACAAGTCTTTGCTGCATTGAATTGAATTCCACACTAGGGATTGGCTTTCTCAGTCTGTACTTGGGACCCCCAAAGGACATAGACTCTGGCTTATCTGGTAACAGCCACTAGGCTCCTTGCGTCTCATCTCCAGGGTGTCCATCCCAATGGTCCGCGTACTGGCCCCAGTCCTGGTGCTGCTGAGCCTTCTGTCAGCTGCAGGCCTGATCGCCTTCAGCAGCCACCTGCTCCTGTGGAGAAAGGAAGGTGAGCAAAGGTGGGTGGCAggaaggtgggaggctcactggACTAGGGACCTCGCTGAGACCTGCAGCTCCTCATCTAGCCCCGGAAAGACCCTGTGGGTCTCAGCGTGTCTGTCTGGAATATGGGCATCAGGAGCTGTGGCCTCCCTTCGGAAGGAGCCACGAGGTAATCAACATTAGGAAAGCAATTCACAAGGGGAAATGGGAGAATGAAGAGTTCTCAGCTTCTTCCTGCCTGTCCGAACTGATCAAGCGCTTCTTTACCTGTTGATCCCAGGGAATTCATGGCCAGCTCCTTGTGTGGGAACCAACTGCCAGGGGCAATGCAGGACCAAGCACTTGAACTTGAGCAGGACAGACATTGTAACCCCACTCCTGCCACTGGGTAGCTAGAGCTGCTCAGTCCCTTCCATAGGCTGgggctcaaatcccagctctgccacttatcagCTGTGTGAGCTCAGGCAAGTCATCTAACTGCCCTAAGCCTCATTTATCTCAAATCACAGATATACATCAAACAGAAATAGAATACAAGTcacaaatgtaatttaaaacttttgaataGTCAcatgaaaaagagtaaaaagaaatgagtgcagttaagtatattttattttattttaattacttattttttttagagatagggtctcactctgtcgcccaggctggagtgcagtggtgtgatcatggctcactgcagccttgaactccagggctcaagcgatcctcctgcctcagcctcccgagtaactagaactacaagcatgagccactaagcccaaTCTagtgaagttaattttaataatgtactttatttaacccaatatatccaaaacatTCTTATTTTGATATGGAATCAATATGAAAATATCAATGATACATATTCTACTTTCATGTTTTTCATATTGAGCCATCAAAATCCAGTCTAATGTAAAATAGTCACATTTCCGTGCCTGATGGCCATGTGTGGCTCCTGGCCACTGTGCTGGATGGCAAAGATTAAAAGGATTAACCAAAATCTCAGTAATAAGagctaccatgtgccaggcactatcccCAGCTTATCTTGCTTATCCCCTTTAATCTCGTCCACACTGTGGAGTACACCCATTTTccagagggagaaactgaggcacagagtggttaaGCAGCTTGCCCTTTGTTTGCATAGCTAGGAAGTGGTGATCACAATATCGTCCCCGTGGAGGTGGCCATGGGGGAATCCTGGGCCCGCTTTCCATCTCTTCCATGTGGCTTCTAGGAGGAAATGTGGGCTTTGTCCAGGTCCCCTCTGAGGAATCCAGGGTGGGAGCATTCCTGGTCACAACCTCAGAGCCACTTAGCAACTTGCCTCCCAAACTTTGATTGCCAGCTAGCAGCGATGGCAACCCTTGGTAGCCTGTCAGAAATACAGACCCTCAGActctcacctcagcctactgTATTAGACTCGGCACTGTATGAAAATGTCCAGGGGGTCCTATGTTCACACTAAGGCTTAAGTAGCAGTGACCTTAGCACACAGATTTATTTTCCCAGCCAGTTTCTGACCCTCATGAGATAATCTCCATGCACTGATCTCAGAAGACTGGGTCATTCCCAAGGGGCTGAGCTGGAAGGGGCTCTTCTGCCCATCTGGCTGCCTCCTCCCTCTGGGAGGCCCCTGCTCCCTTGTGCAAGGGGGCCAGTACGCCTTTCTGGGCTGAGCTCCAGGCCATTCCCAGCTACACCTGGCTTCAAGGAGCTCCTCCTTCTACATCTCTTTCAGCTCGACAGGCCATGGAGACACAGAGGAACGAGAAGGTCTACCTCTCACACTTGGTAAGGACAGACGCAAACGGAAGTCCAAGCTTAGATCCCCTTGGGGCTGGAAGTCAAGATTTCTGGGCTCTGCTTCTGTAACTTCCTACCTGGGCCTGCATGCCTGACCTAGACGCAGCACTCGCTCCCCATCTTGGAGGAATCTCTGTGAGCCCCAAGACCAGCCCTTCAGTGTGTGAGCCGGACAGAGTGCCCGTGGGGGACTCACAGGTGGGAACCTGATTTCCTGCCAGGTGTCAGGCAGGGTGGGCACCAGGAGCCATGTGAGCATCTTCTCCAGGCGCCTTCTTTCCACGCCTCCTTTTATAATCACAGAACATCGGAGCTGGATCCAGAGGAAGCCTTTGAGATCTCTAGCCCAACCTTTCTCTCAGATTAAAGCAAATCCCCTTTCAGAACGCCCAGGGGTCAGGGAGCTGTTAGAGACACACTCTCCAgggccccagccccagctgaACCCTCCAGGGATGTGGTCCAGGGACTCTGGCGGTGCTACAGACTCTAGTGTGCTTTTACAAAagatgaaactgaggcccagagagggtaaaGGTCTTGCCCATGGTTACACAGCAGGTGGTGGCCCAAATAGAAAACAGGACCCAGATTTCTTGACTCCCTGCTCTTCTCTTTCCAGAACTCCCTGATGTTTTCTCTGAGCCTTCCTTGGCTCTGAGACCAAGGTGACATGGCTGCCCTAGGACCCAGGCTGAGGGTGGTGCTCTGGGGACCAGGGGCAAGAGAATAAGGGTCCCTGTGCCCATTGTCTGGAGCAGGGAACCTGCCCCAAGGCTACTAATGCAAGAAGAGACTGTGCCCTCCGAGGCCAGCACTCCAATGGAGGGGGCTGCAGCATCGAACTTTAGGAAACAAGCCTCCCCTGGCCCCTCCTCCCTCCGCTGTTTACTGAGATGCCTCCACTCCATTCCTTTAAACACAAGGGCAGGAAAGCGGGGCTACTGCTCCCTTCTTTCCTGGCGCCAGTGAGGACAAAAGACTCAGGCCTGGTCCCCCCAAGGATGGTCTGGGGTGGAAATGGGACTTTCGGCTATGGCTTAGGAAGCAGCTGTTGTTGTGTCAGGAAGCTCAACAGGGCCAAAGGTAGCGGAGGGGAGTAAGGGAAAAGTCATGGAGACACATGGATGGACGGATGGTGGGTGCCACTGGCCGCCTCCATGTCCGGCCTCCTGGCTCTGCGGCCTGGGGCCTGGGTCTCACCCCACCTAGCTCCAGAAGAGGGGCTGGGGCCCAAGGATGCTGAGAGCGCCCGTACCAGCCACAGCTCCCATGCTACTGCCTTCTGGCAACCCTGGGAAGGGCTGCTTTGGGCTTTTTCCTGCCTGAGGCACCTGACCCTGGCTCTGCTGAAGACGGAGGGGACAGGAAGGGGCACAGGGCCAGCAGGCAGAGGGTCTCTAGGGGCAGCCCGTTGTTGAGGGAAAGATGGAACAGGGCCTCCCAAGAGGGTCAGAGGCAAGAACCTTGTAAACACGATCAGGTGGGAGCCTCtgctttttcttgattatttccCTTGTGGCTTCTCCATAAGTTTTAGCAGAGTCTGGAGATGGAATTGAAGGGCTTTGGGGTTTTCTTTGCCCACATTCAGGTCAAAGAGGGAGGGGGATGCATTACTCATACTCTGAGAGAGCCTCACAGGGGTGTGAAAACCCTGAGGGAAGTGTTAGGGGTCAGACCAGCATTTTCTTTCCCAAAGAGATCTTGCTAGAAGGCttgccatccatccattcatgtcAGAGGCTTTCTATATGCCATTGAATCCTCATCATTCCCACACGAGGTAGAGATTATTATccccctcattttgcagatgaagaagtacagagagaaaagggaacttgCCCACAGTGACCCAGCCTGAAAGAGGCAGAACTGGGGAAACTGACAGGTCTATGGGGCCAGCTGCAGAGCCCTCTGTGTCCTCCACCCTGCTGCACTGAAGTACAAGGGGTTTGAGGAATGGAGCCAAGCTCACAACCCAAGATTCCTCCCCCAGACTCAGGAGAAAGACCCTGGGACAGCTGCAGACCCTCGCTCCTGGAAACGAATAGCCTGCTAAGCTCCCATCAGAACTCAACCCAGCTTCCCAagactttcctctttctttactaCGTTTATTACTAGTACCTAGAAACAGGGGCTCTGATATATATCTTGCATATTTAGCAACCCAGAAAATGCCTCTGTGCTTGCTGGAACAGGGTCGATCGTCCACAGTggaggcagaggggcaggggagagatgGAATCACACCAGACTTACAGTAGTGGGCCTGGCTGCTGCCTACTACTGTGTGTGGTTTGGCCTCTGCACTGAGAGGCTCTTTCCTCAAACTCGGTCACCCTGGAACAGGTGACGCTTCTGTAGTTGCTGGTGGTCCAGGGTCAGCAGTGGCTGGGTTATAACCAGATTGCAAAGCTGTAAATATGGACTCATGGGTGTGACGTCAGGAGTCCTCTGGTGTAGCCCCAGGTCTGCCCTGCACCAAGGCCCCCTCTGTCTTCACCATGGGCAGGGCTAGGAGGGACAAGAGCCCTGAGTGGCAGCATTTGGGAGTTGCCTTACCCGTCCCAGTGCCCCCATCCACCACCCACATTTCCCCCAAGGAATTCTGCTCTAATCCTTGTCTCCAGAAGGCTGAAGATGTCatcctgtgtttctttcttttctttagtttttttttgtttgtttgtctgttttttgttttctgtttttgagacagagtctcactctgtcgcccaggctggagtgcagtggtgcgatctcggctcactgcaagctctgcctcccatgttcacgccattctcctgcctcagcctgctgagtagctgggactacaggcgcccgccactatgcccagctaattttttgtattttttagtacagacggggtttcactgtgttagccaggttggtctcgatctcctgacctcgtgatctgcccgccttggcctcccagggtgtctttagtatattttttatctttttaatttaaagttttagagaaacagggtctcactatgtttcccaggttggtctcagattggcgggctcaagcagtcctccagcctcagcctcccaaagtgttggaattacaggcgagagccaccacacccaggcttcATCTCGGCATTTCTAACAAGAGATGGCTCAAACATCTACCTCTGCCCCCATCCCCAGAAGCTAGGTATTGGGTGAAGCTGGGGCCTGGTTAGTAGACCACGGACACCAAGCCCAAGAGAAATGTGTCACACACCCTGCCAGGATGGCAGCAGGGTATAGGGAAAGAGCTTGGGTCTGCAGTCAGACAGTCTCCGGTATGAGTCCCAGCTCAGCCATTTGCCAGCTGTGTGATGTCAAGCAGATTGCACTACCTTTCTGAGCCCTGTTGCCATAGCTCACATGGTTGTAAATAGGAAAGAGTGAGATGATATACCCCATAGATGCCCAAAAAATGGGAGCTTCTTTCTATGGCATCGGGAGTCTTGGCTGGGGACCTTGGCCGGCTCCAGCCTCTGCTCTGCCCACCTGCCAGGGCAAGGCCCGAGATGGATAGGCCTGGCGCCCCTGATCTGAGGACCCATGGGAACAGCCAGGACCGGGTCAGAATATGGGCCTCCCCACTGATCTTGGACTACCTTTCTCTTCCCTGGGCCATGGTCCCCTCATCTGATGGATAATGGATTGCTCAGACCCATTACCTCATGTGCCCCTTGTTATTAGATGCATCTTTGGCATGTTCAACTCTGCTTTCTCCTGGCCTGTTACAAAGAACCTGCAGCCTGCATGATCTTTCTGCTTTAAAGGATAGAACATAATGAAAACAAATCAGTCATTCCAGAAGTTCTCGTTGGTTGAGTGGTAGGATGCTATTATGAATATTACAATCCCAAAGGACAAATTCTTACCTagttttacagctgaggaaactgagcttcAGAGGTGAGACAGCTTATCTTTCTTTGGACAAGGCAGGAAGGAAGTGGCAGAGGCACGCAGGAGCTTAATATTCTCCCCTCCCAGCACCTCCCTGCCTTGCCCACCCCTCCCACGTTTCCCTCCCCTTGCTTGGGCTTGGCTGGGCTCGTAGACTATCCCTGCTGCCAAGAACAGGCTGTTCTGACCAAGTGTCTGTTACAGCCACTGGAGAATGGCCGGGACACAGAGGACGCCGTGATCAACATTGCAGGGTCCATGGGGCCTCTCACCGTCCCTGAGCCCTCTCCCAGCCTCTTCACAGAGATCCAGTATCTAAGCCAGGTATGGACAGAAGGGccctgggaggggaggggctgcAGAGCCACCTTGCCTGCCTCCACTCTGACGATTGGAGGAAGTGGAAGAAGGCCTTTTCCTCAGCATCTGCTCCCCAAACCCCACACCCCCGCATTCACCCACCTTCCCCATCACAGCCACAGCCCTAGCCCATTTCACCAGGGAAACCAGGGCTTTTGACCTCACATCCTCTTTTTTCCGGTCCAGAAAATTCCTGAATAGCTTGTTGGGAGTCACAGCTGACAGTGCTGTGGGCTGGCAGGAGGCCACAACTGTGCCAGAACCCAGCCTGGGGCCTTGAGGGCACACTGGGGGAGGGATGGATTGGGGTCATGAGAGGCCATGAATCAAAGCCTGGGAGTTCTGGGGAGGAGAAGTTGTTAGGTCCTGTGCCCCTGCAGATGGATAGAGGGCTGGAATTTGTGGAAAAGGCTGGGTGGACACAGCCGCTACCTGGGGACCACTCCTCACACCCCCTACCCCTTCATTTGGGTTCTGCTCTCCAAACCCCACTGTTGTCTTTACAGActacagagaaagaggaagccCCTTCCCAGGCCCCCAAAGAGGACGTGATCTCGATGCCTCCTCTCCACACATCTGAGGAGGAGCTGGGTTTCTCAAAGTGTGTCTCAGTGTAGGGCGGGAGGCCCTCCTGGCCAGACCAGCCGTGAAGCAGTGTGGCTGGCTGGATCAGCACCGATTCCTG
It includes:
- the CD300LG gene encoding CMRF35-like molecule 9 isoform X5, whose product is MRLLVLLWGCLVLPGYEALEGPKEISGFEGDTVSLRCTYREELRDHRKYWCRKGGILFSRCSGTIYAGKEGQETTEGRVSIHDSRQELSLIVTLWNLTLQDAGKYWCGVEKRGPDESLLISLFVFPGTTAKQGKTGAEATPFPGTSRYGHERTSQYAATSPHAATSPPAGSSRPPKQLDSTSAEDASPALSSSSSKPRVSIPMVRVLAPVLVLLSLLSAAGLIAFSSHLLLWRKEARQAMETQRNEKVYLSHLPLENGRDTEDAVINIAGSMGPLTVPEPSPSLFTEIQYLSQTTEKEEAPSQAPKEDVISMPPLHTSEEELGFSKCVSV
- the CD300LG gene encoding CMRF35-like molecule 9 isoform X7 — protein: MRLLVLLWGCLVLPGYEALEGPKEISGFEGDTVSLRCTYREELRDHRKYWCRKGGILFSRCSGTIYAGKEGQETTEGRVSIHDSRQELSLIVTLWNLTLQDAGKYWCGVEKRGPDESLLISLFVFPGPCCPPSPSPTFQLLATTRLQPKAKTQQTQSPGLTSPGLYPAGTTAKQGKTGAEATPFPGTSRYGHERTSQYAATSPHAATSPPAGSSRPPKQLDSTSAEDASPALSSSSSKPRVSIPMVRVLAPVLVLLSLLSAAGLIAFSSHLLLWRKEARQAMETQRNEKVYLSHLNSLMFSLSLPWL
- the CD300LG gene encoding CMRF35-like molecule 9 isoform X2, producing the protein MRLLVLLWGCLVLPGYEALEGPKEISGFEGDTVSLRCTYREELRDHRKYWCRKGGILFSRCSGTIYAGKEGQETTEGRVSIHDSRQELSLIVTLWNLTLQDAGKYWCGVEKRGPDESLLISLFVFPGPCCPPSPSPTFQLLATTRLQPKAKTQQTQSPGLRTTAKQGKTGAEATPFPGTSRYGHERTSQYAATSPHAATSPPAGSSRPPKQLDSTSAEDASPALSSSSSKPRVSIPMVRVLAPVLVLLSLLSAAGLIAFSSHLLLWRKEARQAMETQRNEKVYLSHLPLENGRDTEDAVINIAGSMGPLTVPEPSPSLFTEIQYLSQTTEKEEAPSQAPKEDVISMPPLHTSEEELGFSKCVSV
- the CD300LG gene encoding CMRF35-like molecule 9 isoform X9, whose protein sequence is MRLLVLLWGCLVLPGYEALEGPKEISGFEGDTVSLRCTYREELRDHRKYWCRKGGILFSRCSGTIYAGKEGQETTEGRVSIHDSRQELSLIVTLWNLTLQDAGKYWCGVEKRGPDESLLISLFVFPASPGLYPAGTTAKQGKTGAEATPFPGTSRYGHERTSQYAATSPHAATSPPAGSSRPPKQLDSTSAEDASPALSSSSSKPRVSIPMVRVLAPVLVLLSLLSAAGLIAFSSHLLLWRKEARQAMETQRNEKVYLSHLNSLMFSLSLPWL
- the CD300LG gene encoding CMRF35-like molecule 9 isoform X8 produces the protein MRLLVLLWGCLVLPGYEALEGPKEISGFEGDTVSLRCTYREELRDHRKYWCRKGGILFSRCSGTIYAGKEGQETTEGRVSIHDSRQELSLIVTLWNLTLQDAGKYWCGVEKRGPDESLLISLFVFPGSSRPPKQLDSTSAEDASPALSSSSSKPRVSIPMVRVLAPVLVLLSLLSAAGLIAFSSHLLLWRKEARQAMETQRNEKVYLSHLPLENGRDTEDAVINIAGSMGPLTVPEPSPSLFTEIQYLSQTTEKEEAPSQAPKEDVISMPPLHTSEEELGFSKCVSV
- the CD300LG gene encoding CMRF35-like molecule 9 isoform X1, which encodes MRLLVLLWGCLVLPGYEALEGPKEISGFEGDTVSLRCTYREELRDHRKYWCRKGGILFSRCSGTIYAGKEGQETTEGRVSIHDSRQELSLIVTLWNLTLQDAGKYWCGVEKRGPDESLLISLFVFPGPCCPPSPSPTFQLLATTRLQPKAKTQQTQSPGLTSPGLYPAGTTAKQGKTGAEATPFPGTSRYGHERTSQYAATSPHAATSPPAGSSRPPKQLDSTSAEDASPALSSSSSKPRVSIPMVRVLAPVLVLLSLLSAAGLIAFSSHLLLWRKEARQAMETQRNEKVYLSHLPLENGRDTEDAVINIAGSMGPLTVPEPSPSLFTEIQYLSQTTEKEEAPSQAPKEDVISMPPLHTSEEELGFSKCVSV
- the CD300LG gene encoding CMRF35-like molecule 9 isoform X4; this encodes MRLLVLLWGCLVLPGYEALEGPKEISGFEGDTVSLRCTYREELRDHRKYWCRKGGILFSRCSGTIYAGKEGQETTEGRVSIHDSRQELSLIVTLWNLTLQDAGKYWCGVEKRGPDESLLISLFVFPAGTTAKQGKTGAEATPFPGTSRYGHERTSQYAATSPHAATSPPAGSSRPPKQLDSTSAEDASPALSSSSSKPRVSIPMVRVLAPVLVLLSLLSAAGLIAFSSHLLLWRKEARQAMETQRNEKVYLSHLPLENGRDTEDAVINIAGSMGPLTVPEPSPSLFTEIQYLSQTTEKEEAPSQAPKEDVISMPPLHTSEEELGFSKCVSV
- the CD300LG gene encoding CMRF35-like molecule 9 isoform X6 produces the protein MRLLVLLWGCLVLPGYEALEGPKEISGFEGDTVSLRCTYREELRDHRKYWCRKGGILFSRCSGTIYAGKEGQETTEGRVSIHDSRQELSLIVTLWNLTLQDAGKYWCGVEKRGPDESLLISLFVFPGPCCPPSPSPTFQLLATTRLQPKAKTQQTQSPGLRSSRPPKQLDSTSAEDASPALSSSSSKPRVSIPMVRVLAPVLVLLSLLSAAGLIAFSSHLLLWRKEARQAMETQRNEKVYLSHLPLENGRDTEDAVINIAGSMGPLTVPEPSPSLFTEIQYLSQTTEKEEAPSQAPKEDVISMPPLHTSEEELGFSKCVSV
- the CD300LG gene encoding CMRF35-like molecule 9 isoform X3 produces the protein MRLLVLLWGCLVLPGYEALEGPKEISGFEGDTVSLRCTYREELRDHRKYWCRKGGILFSRCSGTIYAGKEGQETTEGRVSIHDSRQELSLIVTLWNLTLQDAGKYWCGVEKRGPDESLLISLFVFPASPGLYPAGTTAKQGKTGAEATPFPGTSRYGHERTSQYAATSPHAATSPPAGSSRPPKQLDSTSAEDASPALSSSSSKPRVSIPMVRVLAPVLVLLSLLSAAGLIAFSSHLLLWRKEARQAMETQRNEKVYLSHLPLENGRDTEDAVINIAGSMGPLTVPEPSPSLFTEIQYLSQTTEKEEAPSQAPKEDVISMPPLHTSEEELGFSKCVSV